The following is a genomic window from Strongyloides ratti genome assembly S_ratti_ED321, chromosome : 1.
AAGTTTAATTAATTCACTAATACTTTCATTGTTAActttttcttcattaaaTGTATCTTCTGATGGTCTTTGTGGTAGAGATGGAAGTAAttctctttttttatcaGCAATAATTGATGCAGCTGTTTTTCCCATTGATATTCTAGAAATAGATCTTGGTTGAGTAATAAATTTAGGAtgtttattagaaatatttaaattatatgaacCGTTTGAAATAGTAGTATTAGTTGATGATGATGTAGATGTAGATGATAATGAAACAGGCCTTTTATTGGTAGGATTTACAATTAATCTTAAATTACTAAATGATTTTGTCTTTCCAATATCATTATGAATGTGGTCATTTTTATTCCCACCTAAATTAGTTTGTAAATCATGAACAGAATTACTATAATTCTTATTCAAGTTAGacaacatatttttttcatcattatttatagaGAGACGTTTAATATGTACTGGTAATGGAAAATTTTCCATAGTATCGTAATCTATATCACAATAATCTTGTTCAccttctttttcttttataaatgacaatgataataattttgtatcTTGTGGTTGGATagaaaataatgtatttaatttaatatttgatgtagatttaaaattattatcaattttttctttagtatcaaataatgattttaaattactttctGATTTATTAAGATATTTCTTTGCATTACACAATATTGTTTCTTGTGACAGGTTGCGATTTATTTTTGGTAACCTTGGTGATGTAGAGGAATTAAATAATCTTGCGTAATTAGCTTCTATTTCAGAAATATGGTgatttttattagataatttatttttaatcaattGACAGGTAATAGGGTTTGAAATAATGCAACCACTTAATAAAGTAACTTTTCTTTTATGTGTAcgaaaaaagttaattaaatCTACAATTGATGGAAATTGTTCATCTtcaaactaaaaatattattttatattaattatatataaatagtataaaacatactttataatatatcatattattaataatttcttgatttatttgaaaatgtaATGGTTTTAATAACCATTGTGCTGTTAAGACATATTTACCATCTATAGATATACTATCACGTACCAGGAAATCtccatcattttttaataataattctgCCTCAATACGTTTAATTAAACCATGATACCAAATTTGGTTTTGTAATTGTAATTTCATTTCTGATTCATAgctataatttattatattctcATTCATTAAACTTAAATTATCAGATCCATCTATCATTTTTGAAGCAAATGTAGTGGTCATCTTAtctaaaaacaataaattatgCCAAAATCATTGATGTTATCAGTGAGTAACATAAAACAATacatcatttattattacaattaaatttataaacaaaaaaatagaaaaaaaaacaattaataaaacaattgttatggttaaagataaaaatttaataatatcatttttaataaaacaattatatctCAATAGCATAAATACATACATATATCcaacaattaatattatataaatataaaaataaatgtaatataaatattttttaaatcattgcTTCTGTATACAATGtatcttattattaatactatATATCATTGACATTTgatataatcttttaaaatataaagtatatCTATTtcaatactatttttaaaatataagttttctcttttataatgtaaaaaaaaaaattataaatataagaatttatattaatatttacaaactaaaaatattacattagTTCCTGACTGAagattttaaacttttagatagctattatacaaaaaaaataaatgatatgataagaaattttataatgttatgtagaatttttttttttttcatttaaatagtttttaaataaaaattatttgttaatatgACTCAAAATATTGGACCATCTTAGTAATCATAATGTATTATATGTCTttagttataaatatatatattactatatcatgaattaaattatttttattttctaaaaagtTAGCAGTAGTTATAATTacaaatatcttttataataaagattataaaatgattatatcttaaagaaaagataataagaaaaaagaatatacAAGGGAAAGTCTAAcaaattatcaaattaaataaaatttaatccAATTATACAATAATTGAAGATTCATGTCTAATTATACTCTTTATGCACTGTAACATGGTAcatacttataaaaatagaatgtaaatattatgtaaattaggatactattttataaataaaaacaatttaagaatttgttgatataattaaaaaagagcAATAAACTATGTAATGATGATCCAGATAAGAAATGATTATGACAAATAATGTCaatgtaatataataatattatttttgctCATATCAAccttacaaataattttaaaactttaaaaataaaaaggagtgtaattaaaatatttaattttatgatatattaCAAGATAGTTgtaaaaatagttaatttaaatataaaataaataatttatattttattattagagtataaatattacaaaaaaaaaataattacttttctttttatttttaaaaaaaaaaggaaattgtatattttaaatattttaaagttttatattaataattaattttaatgtttagaagtaaaatatatatatatattaaagttaatacaaaaatattttataccaTGATATTAACTACCAGTcactttatattaaatactcatctattaaataaacttatGTTGTTGAATCCAATTTGGTATATTTACACATTAAGTATAAAGTAACCATTGGCTATCAGCTGTTAACTATTCAGTTTGCAATTTGATAAGAAAGAACACACAAAAGATATGTGTTCTCCTGAGGGTTGTCAAAATGACATATAATGAAATGAGGTAATCAACAGTTAAAAGGCCCCATATAATGcaactatatatataatataaggattcaaatataataaattaggACTATCTTTACTCTTGTCAATATATCtaaatatagttaaaaatattgtgagatttaaaataaaagttaaaatgatcacaaataatatataaatgtagaaggaattaatatgataaatagGATTGTATCATGCAAGCtattgtttataattatataaataaaagtagcTTATTTAACAATGCTTTCAAATATTTACCATTATTTcaaatcttatttttaaaagaaaagaaattgtttttaaaaagaaaaaaatttttttttaattaaaaaaacatatttgttatgattttttttttataatctaaaataatcttttaaaatatatatacaatataattattgaaaaaaatcaaGTGTATTAAATAGATGTTCCAAAACAGGaagaattttaataatattatattgaaatTAGATATATCttactaataataaaatctgtcattattaattttgttacTACTTTCTActaattaaatgaaatagtAATACATTCAAAAcattgtataatattttcaataaataaaatttaaagaaaattatactttataaagatataaataaatatatatatatgataataataaattatttgctatatataatttaatatatagtattaaaaaaaaataatagtattgtataagaaattaaattaaattgaaaTAGACAATAGAtcatatatacatataaccGATATAATATAGTCATATAAGTAAAAGTAttctaatattatatatttaataagaagcttaatataaatttcacAACCGTGTTAATTCAAGAACtacttataaatataaataaatagtaataaCAATTGACAATTCGGAATACTTCAAAGAAGTCATAAACATATGAACTTTACATAATTGCTTTTTACAGATATAATTGTTCATATATACCTAAACAGAAACAATTGTTACGCCAttacatattaaaataatcttttatgataaattttcattGCCAAAACTTTgtaaagttaaattaaaaaagttttgtcGTTAGATCCACAATTTTAAGATAtctataaaatgtttattctctatatatatgtatacatAAATTAGAAGTTTTTacttttcttaatattacTACAAATTTCCAACTAGTAACAGGTGgagaaataatttaaactatttaaaaaaaattttttttaatatttacacTTTTTCAATGATATCttgtttaataatatgaaTCAAATAacctaatattttttaaaataaaataatgaatataaatatataaaacatatgatattatatatatatatgtatacatTTACTATCATTTTAAAGGACAAACAattcaatttaattttatattaaaaaaaaataaaaaataaaaacaactAACTAATCCAGATAAGTTACTATAACAGGAATTATAGACCTTCTGTTTAACAAAAAAGATTGTCACATTTATCAAAAgattaatattctttttaactTATTAAATTTCCGATTAACAACAGAAGGATAAAAATAGCGCcaagaataataaattacttcttgaagttttgtttatttttaatttctcatataattatttatgttaattattttagaaaatgatgatttattgaagattttttaaataaagttcTTATTAACATATTGTAAGTATAAAACAGaaatgataattaaattttaaaaatactatataattttataaaaaaaaaaataaaaatatattgataataaaaaagttgtttaaaattactaaatcaattaacattttggtttattaaatattaggtaaataaaatatcacagaaaaaaaaagtgtccTAAATAtgtgaaaaataaaataatacaaataagtttttattaaaaatgaagaaaaaaaaaattttcaaattatcGCAAGACATCAAATAtctaaataaaacaaaaagtcaatttatattattaataattacaCACCAGATGGTTTATTTAAGATGTACtagcattatttttttttcataaaaaagaaatatatatatataaatatagttaatatatttctatttatagaaagaacagaatttataaaaaaaaataaacatctGGAAGATCAAATGATTTAATTTgtgtttatttaaatgatagtAATACAtacaaacaattttaaattatgcaATTAATgtatgagaaaaaaaaaatttctttattatagttataatatatatatactgtATAATTATGTAactattaaaagtattagcAGGTGTATCCTTCCCACCTTATcattaaatgtttattaactatttacaatcatattcaatttttaatagtattttaaacttcttttttttttcattatgataataaaaatatttttttaaaaaaaataattttttaaaatttacactTAGACATTTAATCTTTCAactaaaagatatattaaaattaatcgATGCAAACTGAATGCTTGTGAAAAATAATGACAATCAAAATGAACTTTatgttcttttttaaattaatatggGTAAAACTTTATACCAGAAGTTGTAATCACatcttaattttatctttctttctaaagttgtttttttttttaaccacTTACAATGAATAGAGAACCAACCAGAGATAAGAAAGATAATAAGGATAAGAAAGATGATACTGATGGCcgtttttatattaaagattTGGGTGAATCTGTTTTTACTAGTTTACGAGAGTTAAATCTCATGTCATATAATGAAGCAACTCACTTTGCCAATTTAATAGtagaaaaagtaaaaaagaaaaatgtacctaaagaaagaaataaaaataatgaagacAACAAACCCAAATCAAATAGAGGtggattttataaaacaaaactTTGTGAATTCTATGAAAGAAAAGGAGTCTGTAGATTTAGAGATAGATGTTATTATGCTCATGGAATTAATGAACTAAGGAAACGTGCATATGTAagttttgatatttttaataatttaagaaTTTCTAGAGTTACTATAATACAAAATCAGACAAAGTTTgtcattattataaacagGGTTATTGTAGTAAGGGACTTTCttgtaaatatattcataaagCAGATGAAAGTGATGATGAATTTTATCATTCAACAAGTAGTTTTAAAAGATCTAAAAATTACCATTATGATTTTCCTAGTTATGGTAACAATGAAAATTGTAGATTTTACCATTCATATGGACCAAATGCAATGCCGAAGCCGTATGATGACTTGAAgagaaaaagatttataaatTCATTTAGGAAAAATGGAAGTAAAGCTTTTAAAAGTAGCAGAACATATTTTGATCGTGAAAAAGCACctgaaaatgaaaataaaagtagTAGAGGTGGAAATAAAGGTAGTAGAAGTGAAAGCAAAAGTAGTAGAAATGAAAGCAAAAGtagtaaaagtaaaattaaaataaaaagcgAAGTTTAAAATGTAGTTTTTATTActcattataaaataaattataaagattcaaattttattttagtggttttttttttaaatttaaaacaaatttacaTGTTAAAGATGTCATCACCACATACTATCACTGGAAGACTCTGTAGAAAAGGCTCTGAGTAGTGTTGCAAAACTATTTTCTTGTAAATCTTGAGCAGAGTTGTCATCTGTATGACAGTCCTGTTGAATTggataattttgtttatgacaatgattaataaaatctAAATGAATAGGTTGACAAGAGTCTACTGATACTGTTTGAGATAAATCAGGAGGTGTTTTATCAAGCAATTGATTGTTGTAATTATCATTTACACAAGAAAATAGATTAGAACATTGCACAAATGATTTCCTTGGATATTGACAAGTTTCTAGTAAACAGGTTGAATAAGCTTGTGTGTAAAGGTGATTTCTGTTTGTTACACAATCAGGTTGAGGATAATCTTGACCAAATAAAGATAGGTATGAAAATCTATTATTATCATCAACAGTACTAAATTGTTCAATatcttcattattattataaaataaaggtTGAATGTCCCCAAAACTATAATCTATTCTTTCAAAATCATCACTTAAATTTggatcattaaaattaaagtattCTGATTCATTTGTTATTGTTACCAAGTTATCATTATAAGGGTAATTTGTATTTGAGAGAATATCATCAATATGATGaggtattttaaaattcaacTCATTTTCAAGGTTCAATGGATTACTTTGATTAAAAGTAAAGTTAGAACAATTTTGGTTACTATcttgttttttaatattttccaCCAGTTTAGTtgtatgttttaaatttttagttgGAGGACAAGATATCCCATCACATACTTGAATTtccaatttatttaaatacagTAAATAATCTAAATCACTTTTAGGACAAGGTTGTGGAGAATAACTATCTGACTCATCAAATACAAAAGTTTCATCTCCCTTTTTAATTGCTGTAATTTTTTCTCTGTAATTATTATCCAAAATGGCAATTTTAGCTGATacattatcaatataattacgtgtaatttttttatttttctctATCTTTTTACTATTTCTCTTAAAAACATCACTCGGTAGTTCATTCCATTTTTCTAGTTTTTCAATTGCTtctttcttaaaattttgtaatttttccACCTCACGTTTatgcttttttttcaaaaaagatatttcatgttttttatattgatctgtaagaaatttaattttatcttccATTTCAACTTTCTCTAtgtttaaaactttttctaCCCCCCTAAATGCAACATTTTGTtcattgtttattttttccaAAGTTTCGCATTGcttctttaaattttcaatttcatttgataatttttttttttcagaatttaacaaattatttttatttaataaagaactacttgatttttctaattttaaaagtctagaatttattgtatcacatttatctaaaaaaaattttttgcttCCCTCtaattctttatataaagtatttaaCGTCTCTGTTTTTTCATCTACTGctttatttaatgatgatataatacttttaagaTTATTAATTTCACTTTTTGCTTTTAAAAGATTTGTGGTTAAAGAATGAATATCATTTTGAGTATACATTCTTATCCATAAATCAAGAATTTCATTTActattgttattaatattgtGGGAACAAGACACAAATTATTATCAGTactttgaaatattttttctacgTTAggatcatttaaaatatttaaaataggaTCATGAAAACGTCTCTGATCATTTTTAGTAAACCAATGCAATGCTTTAAATGAatacataatattttcttttatatacttCATAATTTTTCCTATAGGAAATTCAGAAAATTGAGGTAAAGAAATAGtgttaaataattgtaatcCATTTACATGATCTtctattaatgtttttatatgatCAAAATCATTGTCCTTATAtttactaaataaaaatatgataaaaaatatatttcaactaaaaaaaaacttactttAAAGAAACATTTAATGCATCAGTCATAATATTTCGAAGatcatctttatttttttttatatttaaaataaatctttcaaaattttgatttttacaTGATATAGTTTTTGAGTATTGACTTTCAATAGCACAATTAAATAGTCTCcatttagttaaaaatttttctacaGATATTATCTTTGAATTTGAACAAATAGGACTAGTAGAtctataatcattttttaattcaagtTGATTTAAGCAATAACGTGAACCAAAAAcagaataataaaacatcTTGTCATTATttgattgataaaaaaatgttttagaGTCAAATATATGGGTACAACAACAACTAGTAAGCATTAGATGTGGatctttaaatttacaaGTACATTTCTTTGAATCATCTTTCATTTTTCCCCtaactttaatattatcacatttattttctttttcatcaatattttctgttttaatattttcttcaacatcaactttttttttttgatcacTCTTAATTATTCGTTTAAGTTGGCACATTCTATTTAAACGTAATTCTTTCTTTAAAGGTACCCTATTTACAACCATAGTGTTTAAAGCAAATTGTTCAATTCGCTCAATTGTGTCATTAACTAAAAGAACCGTAATTTCATCTAACTTtcgtttaaatatttctatatatgGTGATTTTAAATGACTATaacaattgataatattttggCAGACATCACTTGCACCATgtaactttttctttttcaataatttttctatcactgcaatatatttttcaaattttatttctaattctTTATCTGTTATCACCTCATTAACATCTATCACaacttctaaaaatattttaccaccaagcatataattatttttaggatCAATTAATTCTTCCattgaaataaaatcatCATATCCATATGAAGTGTTTTcataattgtatatataactaattttttttattaaatttgatttattagCTGAATAGGTAAATAAAACTAATTGACTATTTACTAGAatgttcaattttttttgacaattacatagttttacaaataatcctaaatattcttttgattttttatcaGAACTTACCACTCGTTCTACAGATACTTtcctaaaaaattttaataaaataatttactacATACCTACCATTGATAAccagaaatatattttggaGGGGTTTCAAAATCAAATTCTTTATCTATCATATTTTCTACAGTCATAAATACTGAATTTGTATACATTGgtttatttaaatcaattggtgaacaattttttaattcacaaaaattttctttaggAATCATAGGTAGTGAATCTTGGTCAACATCTTTTTCTTCAATTGGTATAGTAATTGACGTTACATCAAAATTCATATTCTTACTAGTTATATCATTTTGCattaaatctaaaaaatCTAATATTCAAGATATTGGTGTAAATTCCACTTACTACATTCAACGGCACTTGAAGAACTGGCAATTATTGTCTGATTTTCATTATCACATGTTACAACTTTTTCCTTGTACAATAATTTTGATCTTTTCCTTTTTGAAGATTCCTCTTTAACAATGGTTGAAGCATTGgcaataatttttgattgtGATTGTGATAAAGTCAAACAAACTTGTGAATATGAATCCTTCTTTTTTGACGGCATAACGgttaaatttatatcatccattattttttttttacaaattgaAATATTCGTAAGACGCAAATCTTTACGAGACACTCTATTAAAATAATCCTAGAAACTGAGTACTGCACGAAACGTCATACCAGTGTTGTCACGATATTAATGAGAtcaaagtttttaaattttatcaatgtaatttttttcttccatatttctttttttactaataacATAATTCCAAACGaaatttcttataatattGTATGGGTGTCtgtaaaataacaaaatattgtaaaacatttataactaagttattttttaaaaaaaatttctaaattgTTTAGTTAGatcaacaaattttaaagagatggtgtgataaattttttagaaaaattctAACTTTTACTATGTTTGAATACTTCCATAGTGTTGACTACAACTAAAATGTTagaaaatttcaaaataccAATTTATCTatgtagttttttttttatacttttattaaatgagcAAAAAGAGGgcaatagttttttttttgcttttacatctattattttgtttctactttttaattaagttatcaattttatttgtgCATAGGATTTTCTTATAGTTGTgtattaatcttttttcattttaataatggtATGAGATATAAACATACTTATTCGCAAGAAGGCAAATTAAAATGTGTacaaaatagttaaaaaaagtgTGGAAAGGCAGGTGCTATttgatgataatatattatattgataaaatcatatccgtatttttttttatttatttagtttctttcttaaatatttatatatatatatatatactttataaatacattatattttttaagctagtttataaaatac
Proteins encoded in this region:
- a CDS encoding Zinc finger, CCCH-type domain-containing protein, with translation MNREPTRDKKDNKDKKDDTDGRFYIKDLGESVFTSLRELNLMSYNEATHFANLIVEKVKKKNVPKERNKNNEDNKPKSNRGGFYKTKLCEFYERKGVCRFRDRCYYAHGINELRKRAYSYYNTKSDKVCHYYKQGYCSKGLSCKYIHKADESDDEFYHSTSSFKRSKNYHYDFPSYGNNENCRFYHSYGPNAMPKPKNGSKAFKSSRTYFDREKAPENENKSSRGGNKGSRSESKSSRNESKSSKSKIKIKSEV
- a CDS encoding SH2 domain-containing protein, translating into MTTTFASKMIDGSDNLSLMNENIINYSYESEMKLQLQNQIWYHGLIKRIEAELLLKNDGDFLVRDSISIDGKYVLTAQWLLKPLHFQINQEIINNMIYYKFEDEQFPSIVDLINFFRTHKRKVTLLSGCIISNPITCQLIKNKLSNKNHHISEIEANYARLFNSSTSPRLPKINRNLSQETILCNAKKYLNKSESNLKSLFDTKEKIDNNFKSTSNIKLNTLFSIQPQDTKLLSLSFIKEKEGEQDYCDIDYDTMENFPLPVHIKRLSINNDEKNMLSNLNKNYSNSVHDLQTNLGGNKNDHIHNDIGKTKSFSNLRLIVNPTNKRPVSLSSTSTSSSTNTTISNGSYNLNISNKHPKFITQPRSISRISMGKTAASIIADKKRELLPSLPQRPSEDTFNEEKVNNESISELIKLEKELKQSIMSLNNLVMINNDRDSACVLDTSNEGDYDCLPITNKCGSLSPDSVINNETDDSESESSLQTSLSPMNIFCDRLISMNVNTICRMITEEDIKLLNLHLEDKNEIINLLLPYGSIIRQECDEKSSILSEIVINTLYNSSNTKVVLEIWTRVASSLLHDYGNLFSFASIMISLKQFYDEHHYTIDSDDSSLKLIKSLLTPLFEDLKNRGEINYKNNTGTTMIPYIQPFIKIYNNDSFKNYESSLIVSNENITPIDKQLDYMWTWLSIGRKWCQNANLFVNKAKLFYKPENEIKHNIFEISQLRMLLNNIKQDKKNERCYTDKMYIDNNN
- a CDS encoding MATH domain and TRAF-like domain-containing protein yields the protein MDDINLTVMPSKKKDSYSQVCLTLSQSQSKIIANASTIVKEESSKRKRSKLLYKEKVVTCDNENQTIIASSSSAVECNLMQNDITSKNMNFDVTSITIPIEEKDVDQDSLPMIPKENFCELKNCSPIDLNKPMYTNSVFMTVENMIDKEFDFETPPKYISGYQWKVSVERVVSSDKKSKEYLGLFVKLCNCQKKLNILVNSQLVLFTYSANKSNLIKKISYIYNYENTSYGYDDFISMEELIDPKNNYMLGGKIFLEVVIDVNEVITDKELEIKFEKYIAVIEKLLKKKKLHGASDVCQNIINCYSHLKSPYIEIFKRKLDEITVLLVNDTIERIEQFALNTMVVNRVPLKKELRLNRMCQLKRIIKSDQKKKVDVEENIKTENIDEKENKCDNIKVRGKMKDDSKKCTCKFKDPHLMLTSCCCTHIFDSKTFFYQSNNDKMFYYSVFGSRYCLNQLELKNDYRSTSPICSNSKIISVEKFLTKWRLFNCAIESQYSKTISCKNQNFERFILNIKKNKDDLRNIMTDALNVSLNKYKDNDFDHIKTLIEDHVNGLQLFNTISLPQFSEFPIGKIMKYIKENIMYSFKALHWFTKNDQRRFHDPILNILNDPNVEKIFQSTDNNLCLVPTILITIVNEILDLWIRMYTQNDIHSLTTNLLKAKSEINNLKSIISSLNKAVDEKTETLNTLYKELEGSKKFFLDKCDTINSRLLKLEKSSSSLLNKNNLLNSEKKKLSNEIENLKKQCETLEKINNEQNVAFRGVEKVLNIEKVEMEDKIKFLTDQYKKHEISFLKKKHKREVEKLQNFKKEAIEKLEKWNELPSDVFKRNSKKIEKNKKITRNYIDNVSAKIAILDNNYREKITAIKKGDETFVFDESDSYSPQPCPKSDLDYLLYLNKLEIQVCDGISCPPTKNLKHTTKLVENIKKQDSNQNCSNFTFNQSNPLNLENELNFKIPHHIDDILSNTNYPYNDNLVTITNESEYFNFNDPNLSDDFERIDYSFGDIQPLFYNNNEDIEQFSTVDDNNRFSYLSLFGQDYPQPDCVTNRNHLYTQAYSTCLLETCQYPRKSFVQCSNLFSCVNDNYNNQLLDKTPPDLSQTVSVDSCQPIHLDFINHCHKQNYPIQQDCHTDDNSAQDLQENSFATLLRAFSTESSSDSMW